In Topomyia yanbarensis strain Yona2022 chromosome 2, ASM3024719v1, whole genome shotgun sequence, one DNA window encodes the following:
- the LOC131684260 gene encoding protein obstructor-E-like, producing the protein MMLKSKVIVLVSLLIGFSAAQRQDQEEPCKTKSKVVGDVTYCDRYWECVNNQPELYDCPNGLVFAGKHRGVTEGCDYPWRSDYCDGKQLANGPVSTEHCDWLYGIFGHETSCTRYWTCWNGTATEQLCIGGLLYNENAHSCDWPENVEGCQKHPLCNDDANGNVPLGKSCNRYWQCQGGYPRLQRCPAMLVFDRRSLRCVVPPTEDCDIPTTPLPLETDLEQGKGNAISNLPPGTIQGKPSGGRNKN; encoded by the exons GTTTCAGCGCGGCACAGCGACAAGACCAGGAGGAACCGTGTAAAACCAAATCGAAGGTGGTTGGGGACGTGACATATTGTGATCGGTACTGGGAGTGTGTCAACAATCAGCCGGAGTTATACGATTGTCCCAATGGGCTGGTGTTTGCCGGGAAGCATCGTGGTGTAACGGAAGGCTGTGACTATCCGTGGCGGTCGGATTATTGTGACGGGAAACAGTTGGCAA ATGGACCCGTCTCGACGGAGCACTGTGACTGGCTGTACGGTATCTTTGGACACGAAACGTCCTGCACTCGCTACTGGACGTGCTGGAACGGGACGGCAACCGAACAGCTCTGCATCGGTGGACTGCTGTACAATGAGAATGCCCACAGCTGCGACTGGCCGGAGAATGTTGAAGGATGTCAGAAGCACC CTCTCTGCAATGACGATGCTAATGGGAATGTTCCGCTAGGAAAGTCCTGTAACCGTTACTGGCAGTGCCAGGGAGGTTACCCACGGCTTCAGCGGTGCCCAGCAATGCTTGTGTTTGACCGGAGAAGTCTACGCTGCGTCGTTCCACCGACGGAGGACTGTGATATTCCAACCACCCCACTGCCACTGGAGACCGATTTGGAACAGGGAAAG GGTAATGCCATTTCGAATCTACCACCCGGTACCATTCAGGGTAAGCCCAGCGGAGGACGGAACAAAAACTAA